A single region of the Ferroacidibacillus organovorans genome encodes:
- a CDS encoding sporulation protein YqfD translates to MAPFFFVFALYMLSSFVWHVEIEGTDQPEVVMSVLRSMHIAKGSALWNLLDQDSIQLALLDKIPEIAWAGVRIEGTSIFVKVIPRTPLSKPPLTTPQNIVASVPGVVSSVLADAGLPMVKPGQFVTPGTVLISGQLESGKKIRAAGSVKAYVWYRSTVSLPVTTTVSTLTGEHVIRYALVFPHLTLPIWGFARADFTHRQVQDVTEPITIGGFTLPFLLRKETIYQASVHKLTESPAQLLLNAKDLVARDISQKAPDHTQIVRQTVLQSQVRHGKLDVVIWSEAVEDIGKPAKL, encoded by the coding sequence GTGGCGCCATTTTTTTTTGTCTTTGCGTTGTACATGCTCTCAAGCTTTGTCTGGCACGTGGAGATTGAGGGGACCGATCAACCGGAGGTCGTCATGAGCGTTCTTCGCTCCATGCATATCGCAAAAGGCAGCGCGCTTTGGAACCTGCTTGACCAAGACTCGATTCAACTCGCACTATTAGATAAAATTCCAGAGATTGCGTGGGCGGGCGTGCGGATCGAAGGCACATCCATTTTTGTCAAAGTGATACCGCGCACGCCGCTATCAAAGCCCCCGCTCACTACGCCGCAAAACATTGTGGCAAGTGTTCCCGGAGTGGTGTCTTCCGTATTGGCAGACGCTGGATTGCCGATGGTAAAACCCGGCCAGTTTGTCACGCCGGGAACCGTTCTCATCAGCGGCCAGCTCGAGAGCGGGAAGAAGATCCGCGCCGCCGGATCTGTAAAAGCGTACGTATGGTACCGCTCGACTGTATCGCTTCCTGTGACGACAACCGTATCCACGCTAACGGGCGAGCATGTCATCCGCTACGCGCTTGTGTTTCCTCATCTCACTCTGCCGATTTGGGGGTTTGCGCGCGCAGATTTCACGCACAGGCAGGTGCAGGATGTGACGGAGCCCATCACAATCGGTGGCTTCACACTACCGTTTTTGCTGCGCAAAGAGACCATCTATCAGGCATCGGTTCACAAGCTCACAGAGAGCCCGGCGCAACTTCTTTTAAACGCCAAAGACCTTGTCGCGCGTGATATTTCACAAAAGGCGCCGGATCACACACAGATTGTAAGGCAGACCGTTTTACAGTCTCAAGTTAGGCATGGTAAGCTAGATGTGGTCATCTGGTCTGAAGCGGTTGAAGACATTGGCAAGCCGGCGAAACTTTGA
- a CDS encoding PhoH family protein produces MSEASVTSSRKIVLRDNEEARAILGPHDAHLRALDQAFSCQVISRGNEITLTGKESDVAELGELFDVLTTLSHKGYGLTERDIAYAITLSKTGQVRALLEMYTEEIAQTFRGKSIRIKTLGQRRYVDAIRKHDIVFGIGPAGTGKTYMAVVLAFLSLKRSEVKRIILTRPAVEAGENLGFLPGDLQEKVDPYLRPLYDALHDVMGPEQLARSMERGLVEVAPLAYMRGRTLDEAFVILDEAQNTTPEQMKMFLTRLGHNAKMVITGDVTQIDLPRGKRSGLKEAARILGSIDEISFIELDEADVVRHPLVQRIIRAYAEEDEADHG; encoded by the coding sequence TTGAGCGAAGCGAGCGTGACGTCATCACGAAAAATTGTTCTGCGGGACAATGAAGAGGCAAGGGCGATCCTCGGACCACACGATGCGCATCTGCGTGCATTGGATCAAGCCTTTTCGTGTCAAGTGATCAGCCGGGGCAATGAGATTACCTTGACTGGAAAAGAATCGGATGTGGCCGAACTCGGCGAATTGTTTGACGTGCTCACAACCCTTTCCCATAAAGGATATGGACTCACAGAAAGGGATATCGCTTATGCGATCACCCTCTCAAAAACAGGACAAGTTCGCGCACTTCTTGAGATGTACACAGAGGAGATCGCGCAAACGTTTCGCGGCAAAAGCATTCGCATCAAAACGCTTGGGCAAAGGCGCTATGTAGACGCGATCCGCAAACACGACATTGTCTTTGGAATCGGGCCTGCGGGAACAGGAAAAACCTATATGGCAGTCGTGCTCGCCTTTTTGAGTTTGAAACGCTCGGAGGTCAAACGCATTATTTTGACACGTCCAGCGGTCGAAGCGGGGGAAAACCTGGGGTTTTTACCGGGCGATCTGCAAGAGAAGGTGGATCCCTACCTGCGACCGCTTTATGATGCGCTTCACGATGTGATGGGGCCAGAACAGTTGGCGCGCTCTATGGAGCGCGGATTGGTGGAAGTCGCGCCACTTGCGTACATGCGCGGGCGGACGCTTGATGAAGCGTTTGTGATTCTTGATGAAGCGCAAAACACGACGCCAGAGCAGATGAAGATGTTTCTCACGCGGCTTGGGCATAACGCAAAAATGGTCATTACAGGTGACGTGACACAAATCGATCTTCCGCGCGGCAAGCGCTCAGGCTTGAAAGAGGCTGCACGCATCTTGGGCAGTATTGATGAAATCTCGTTTATTGAGTTAGATGAGGCTGACGTTGTGCGCCATCCGCTGGTTCAGCGCATTATTCGCGCATACGCGGAGGAAGACGAGGCCGATCACGGATGA
- a CDS encoding YabP/YqfC family sporulation protein — MRRTWRERTERFAGDVLQIPKDTLARLPRVTLIKDLQVVVENYTGIRSYGSQEICIAFADQDLILQGEGMELRSIYPEEIVIEGRILAMAWRN, encoded by the coding sequence ATGCGCCGAACATGGCGAGAGCGCACAGAGCGCTTTGCGGGAGACGTTCTTCAAATTCCCAAAGATACGCTGGCGCGCTTGCCACGTGTCACGTTGATCAAAGACCTGCAAGTCGTGGTCGAGAATTACACAGGCATTCGCTCTTATGGGAGTCAGGAAATCTGCATTGCGTTTGCTGATCAAGATCTGATCCTGCAGGGTGAAGGGATGGAGCTACGGTCCATCTATCCAGAGGAAATTGTGATCGAGGGACGAATTCTGGCAATGGCCTGGCGCAATTAG
- a CDS encoding pyruvate, water dikinase regulatory protein has translation MNRSRVVYVVSDSVGETAEFVVRAAASQFDHGHFDIRRISYVDHVEAIEEIVAAAAEVAGFIAYTLILPALREAMREAAARANVRAVDIMGPMMTAFEDVFNAMPALRPGLIHQLDDDYFRRVEAIEFAVKYDDGRDSRGLARADVVLIGVSRTSKTPLSMYLAHRRLRVANVPLVPEVQPPEELFALPHGRVIGLTIRSEELNEIRQERLRALGLTDSASYASHARILEELRFADDVMRRVGCPVIDVSKLAVEETASKVMTLLEWPKSRAIPYS, from the coding sequence GTGAATCGATCACGCGTTGTCTATGTCGTTTCTGATTCGGTCGGTGAGACGGCTGAATTCGTTGTCAGGGCTGCGGCCAGCCAATTTGATCATGGGCACTTTGACATCCGGCGCATCTCGTACGTCGATCACGTAGAGGCGATCGAAGAGATTGTGGCGGCGGCGGCAGAAGTTGCCGGCTTTATCGCTTATACGCTGATATTGCCCGCGTTGCGCGAGGCGATGCGCGAGGCGGCGGCGCGCGCGAATGTGCGGGCGGTTGACATTATGGGGCCGATGATGACTGCGTTTGAAGATGTATTCAATGCGATGCCGGCGCTGCGCCCAGGGCTGATTCATCAACTGGATGACGATTATTTCCGGCGCGTCGAAGCCATTGAGTTTGCGGTCAAATACGATGATGGACGCGATTCGCGCGGACTCGCGCGGGCGGATGTCGTTTTAATCGGTGTCTCGCGCACATCGAAAACGCCACTTAGCATGTATCTGGCGCATCGCCGACTGCGTGTGGCAAACGTTCCTCTGGTGCCTGAGGTGCAGCCGCCAGAGGAGCTGTTTGCGCTTCCGCACGGGCGTGTGATCGGGCTGACCATTCGCTCAGAGGAACTCAACGAGATCCGGCAGGAGCGTTTGCGCGCGCTTGGTCTTACCGACTCGGCGAGCTACGCAAGCCATGCGCGGATTCTTGAAGAGCTGCGTTTTGCAGATGATGTGATGCGGCGTGTGGGGTGTCCTGTCATCGATGTCTCAAAACTTGCAGTGGAGGAAACAGCAAGCAAGGTGATGACGCTTTTGGAGTGGCCGAAGTCACGCGCGATTCCGTATTCTTGA
- the recO gene encoding DNA repair protein RecO, whose amino-acid sequence MNRTFETIRAITLDVRTYGENHLWVTLFSEKKGVVRCTAYGAATSANELARALIPMTYGIYFIRKSAAYSERDQSQQVYEIKQAQILKGHQDVAADPARSLYALTMCDWVRATEGAEGVASVGELFRELEAALRLLSTQSAAGVLCHFGFRMVRVLGIDLQGTACLRCSESGEWVYSFREAGYLCTGCAAREPFGTTLSVRHTSVMRKMVHTPLWRINAIHLRDTTANILLRALFTILVEQAGISSKPLRVLTQMREIFDES is encoded by the coding sequence ATGAACCGGACGTTTGAGACGATTCGCGCCATCACTCTTGACGTGAGAACATATGGCGAAAACCATCTATGGGTTACCCTTTTTAGTGAAAAAAAAGGAGTTGTGCGCTGTACTGCCTATGGCGCAGCGACGTCTGCCAACGAGCTCGCGCGGGCGCTGATTCCAATGACATACGGTATCTATTTCATACGCAAAAGCGCTGCTTACAGTGAACGTGACCAAAGCCAGCAGGTCTACGAGATCAAACAAGCGCAGATTCTCAAAGGCCATCAAGATGTCGCCGCAGATCCTGCGCGCTCGCTTTATGCACTCACCATGTGCGACTGGGTGCGTGCGACGGAAGGCGCTGAAGGAGTGGCAAGTGTCGGTGAGTTATTTCGCGAGTTGGAGGCGGCGCTTCGCCTTCTTTCTACACAATCGGCTGCCGGCGTGCTTTGTCACTTTGGATTTCGCATGGTGCGCGTACTTGGAATTGACTTGCAGGGAACGGCTTGCTTGCGTTGCAGCGAATCTGGCGAATGGGTATACAGTTTTCGCGAAGCAGGATACCTCTGCACAGGGTGCGCGGCGCGTGAGCCGTTTGGGACCACGTTGTCGGTGAGGCACACGTCCGTGATGCGAAAAATGGTTCACACACCACTTTGGCGCATTAACGCCATTCACCTCAGAGACACAACCGCGAACATTCTTTTACGCGCTCTCTTTACAATTCTTGTGGAACAAGCCGGCATTTCCTCAAAACCTCTGCGCGTTCTCACGCAAATGAGGGAAATCTTTGATGAATCTTGA
- a CDS encoding YqzL family protein, with protein sequence MRDFLWSYFSLTGEIDAYLLLKEHEALKQEAQDDSGENGERYEPDV encoded by the coding sequence ATGAGGGATTTTCTGTGGAGTTATTTTTCATTGACAGGCGAGATTGACGCGTATCTTTTATTGAAAGAGCATGAGGCACTGAAGCAAGAAGCACAGGATGACTCGGGTGAAAACGGGGAGAGGTATGAACCGGACGTTTGA
- a CDS encoding diacylglycerol kinase family protein, protein MNVRTLVSSFRYALEGLAHALATQRNMRIHFIAAFAVIVLCVFVRVSIAEIMSVLFAISLVICLELVNTAVEHVVDHLTKERHPAAKIAKDVAAAAVFIAAANALVEAYLVFYDKFMPIHWRPLNTLLIPPYLGVILVGLLCLIVGISGYALRLRHSKKENVARYEK, encoded by the coding sequence GTGAACGTGCGCACGCTAGTCAGCAGCTTTCGCTATGCGCTCGAAGGTCTGGCGCATGCGCTTGCCACACAGCGCAACATGCGGATTCATTTTATTGCCGCATTTGCAGTCATCGTGCTGTGCGTTTTTGTCAGAGTGTCTATCGCTGAGATCATGTCTGTACTGTTTGCCATCTCACTGGTGATCTGCCTTGAGCTTGTGAACACAGCGGTCGAACACGTTGTCGATCATCTCACAAAAGAGCGCCATCCGGCTGCCAAGATTGCCAAGGACGTGGCGGCGGCGGCCGTTTTTATCGCTGCCGCAAACGCGCTGGTAGAGGCATATCTCGTTTTTTATGACAAGTTTATGCCGATTCACTGGCGTCCTTTGAACACCCTTTTGATTCCACCCTACCTAGGCGTCATTCTCGTCGGTTTACTCTGTTTGATCGTTGGAATAAGCGGCTACGCACTGCGGTTGCGTCACAGCAAAAAGGAGAATGTTGCGAGATATGAAAAATGA
- a CDS encoding GatB/YqeY domain-containing protein — MMEKMDRDIKDALLAKDKVRVSVLRMVKSAAKNIAIDERRELTEKDWNNVIKKEVKQRQDALAAAGSGRPDFVAEMEAELAVLKGYLPEELSETEIRDVIMQVIQDTGATSKADLKKVMPVVMGKLADRADGRTINRLVQEALS; from the coding sequence ATGATGGAAAAAATGGACCGTGACATTAAAGATGCGCTGCTTGCCAAGGATAAAGTGCGCGTCAGCGTGCTGCGCATGGTGAAGTCAGCGGCAAAAAACATAGCGATTGATGAACGGCGTGAGTTGACAGAAAAAGATTGGAACAACGTGATTAAAAAAGAAGTGAAACAGCGGCAAGATGCGCTGGCGGCGGCCGGATCAGGGCGACCTGATTTTGTGGCGGAAATGGAAGCGGAACTCGCAGTTCTAAAAGGATATCTGCCAGAGGAACTGTCCGAGACAGAGATTCGCGATGTGATTATGCAAGTCATTCAGGATACCGGTGCGACTTCAAAAGCGGATCTCAAAAAGGTGATGCCTGTGGTGATGGGCAAACTGGCGGATCGCGCGGATGGACGCACGATCAATCGGCTTGTGCAGGAAGCTCTCTCCTAG
- the ybeY gene encoding rRNA maturation RNase YbeY: MEPIEEAEDILVRIAYEVSVPHEEKLSEIMERICAAIAVAEDLAPSEVSITVVDEETIQAYNNTYRMIDAPTDVLSFSMLETTEEEIEFETLYDRQMLGDLIICWEKTERQALEYGHSVERELAFLTAHGMFHLLGYDHQIPDEEAAMMRKQEEVLTALGFVR; this comes from the coding sequence ATGGAACCCATCGAAGAGGCAGAAGACATTTTAGTGCGCATCGCGTATGAGGTGAGTGTGCCTCACGAAGAGAAGTTGAGTGAGATCATGGAGCGTATCTGTGCGGCGATTGCCGTCGCAGAAGACCTCGCGCCGTCGGAGGTATCCATTACGGTGGTGGATGAGGAGACGATTCAAGCGTATAACAACACCTATCGCATGATCGATGCGCCGACGGATGTGCTTTCCTTTTCAATGCTTGAAACAACAGAAGAAGAGATAGAGTTTGAAACGCTTTACGATCGCCAAATGCTTGGGGATCTGATCATCTGCTGGGAAAAAACAGAGCGGCAAGCGCTGGAATATGGGCACTCCGTCGAGCGGGAACTGGCTTTTCTCACTGCGCACGGAATGTTTCACCTGCTCGGGTATGACCACCAGATACCAGACGAAGAAGCGGCAATGATGCGCAAGCAAGAAGAGGTCTTGACGGCGCTTGGGTTTGTGCGGTGA
- a CDS encoding helix-turn-helix transcriptional regulator produces the protein MDLSKRQEQIIAIVRENGPITGEKIAELLNFTRATLRPDLTVLTLSGILDARPRVGYFYVGNQTSSVFGELLRKSLVRDYKSVPIVVNEQTTAYDATVTMFLEDVGTLFVVRDAGILCGVLSRKDLLKLAIGQTALKEVPISIAMTRMPNIYTVTPETSIYDAGKLLIHAQVDSLPVVVPSESANGQWEVVGRVTKTTITRLFVELGESKQV, from the coding sequence ATCGATCTCTCCAAACGACAAGAACAAATCATTGCAATCGTACGTGAAAATGGACCGATCACCGGTGAGAAGATCGCTGAACTCCTAAATTTTACACGCGCGACACTGCGCCCCGACCTCACTGTGCTGACGCTCTCAGGAATCCTTGACGCGCGGCCGCGTGTCGGGTACTTCTATGTTGGCAATCAGACCTCTAGTGTATTTGGTGAACTGCTTCGCAAGTCGCTTGTACGCGATTACAAGTCTGTGCCGATTGTCGTTAACGAGCAAACGACCGCGTATGATGCGACAGTGACCATGTTCCTGGAAGATGTCGGAACGCTTTTTGTGGTGCGCGACGCAGGAATTCTGTGCGGCGTGCTTTCGCGCAAAGACCTTCTAAAGCTGGCCATTGGACAGACGGCTCTAAAGGAAGTTCCGATCTCGATTGCGATGACGCGCATGCCAAACATTTATACGGTGACACCAGAAACGTCGATCTATGATGCGGGGAAGCTTTTGATTCATGCACAGGTTGATTCGCTGCCCGTCGTGGTACCCTCCGAGTCGGCAAATGGGCAGTGGGAAGTGGTTGGCAGGGTGACCAAAACAACAATTACGAGACTGTTTGTCGAACTTGGCGAGTCAAAGCAGGTCTAG
- the era gene encoding GTPase Era yields MSKADATRKSGFVALVGPPNAGKSTLINRLVGQKIAIISNKPQTTRTSIRGIVTRSEGQIVFLDTPGIHRPKHRLGEYMVDVAENSIREVDVALCVIDASHPISAAEQLVFEKIAKTKTPAMLALNKVDTVAKDRLLERIAQIAGEDLFLEIVPISARTGEQLPRLLSLLYERLPDGPFYYPEDVVTDHPDRMLVAELIREKVLQVTREEIPHSVAVEIDTFEYKEDVDQIHVYATIYTERNSQKGILIGKNGDLLKRVGTLARQDIEALFGSKTYLELWVKVKKDWRNQANMLRTFGFHQE; encoded by the coding sequence GTGAGTAAAGCAGACGCGACGCGAAAGTCTGGGTTTGTGGCTTTGGTGGGTCCTCCCAATGCCGGAAAATCCACGCTCATCAATCGACTTGTCGGCCAAAAGATTGCAATCATATCAAACAAGCCGCAGACGACGCGCACGAGCATTCGCGGCATCGTGACGCGCAGCGAGGGGCAGATCGTATTTCTTGATACGCCAGGCATTCACCGGCCAAAACACCGTTTGGGCGAGTATATGGTCGATGTGGCAGAGAATTCGATACGCGAGGTGGATGTCGCGCTTTGCGTGATCGATGCGTCACACCCGATCTCCGCTGCGGAGCAACTTGTCTTTGAAAAAATCGCGAAGACAAAGACACCCGCGATGCTTGCGCTGAATAAGGTGGATACGGTGGCCAAGGACCGTCTTCTTGAACGCATCGCGCAGATCGCCGGCGAAGATTTGTTTCTTGAGATCGTTCCCATTTCCGCAAGGACGGGTGAGCAACTCCCGCGCCTTCTTTCGCTGCTTTACGAAAGGCTGCCTGACGGCCCGTTTTATTATCCCGAGGATGTCGTGACCGATCACCCTGATCGCATGCTGGTCGCTGAGTTGATACGTGAAAAGGTTCTTCAGGTCACGCGTGAAGAAATTCCGCATTCAGTTGCCGTGGAGATTGACACGTTTGAGTACAAAGAAGATGTCGACCAGATCCATGTCTATGCGACCATCTATACAGAGCGCAACTCCCAAAAGGGAATCTTGATTGGAAAAAACGGCGACTTGTTAAAGCGGGTAGGTACGCTTGCCCGGCAGGACATTGAGGCGCTGTTTGGCTCAAAAACATACCTTGAACTATGGGTGAAAGTGAAAAAGGACTGGCGTAATCAGGCAAATATGTTGCGAACGTTTGGGTTTCACCAGGAATAG
- a CDS encoding HD family phosphohydrolase, with translation MKRTARRKNRLFHFLTSLPFHKSRRMRAAIYGGLVVVVYALLIGTVLPQHYSFTVGQVSQTTIVAPTDAVDTYATQQARIAAAQQVSPRYDVNPAIEQSAVSILERLFVATQTVLTDKSLTPAQRLSTLKASAPLGVNVSVLTTLLQATPLEFNELSGDSIRIVQTLLGGPFSTSDMKNAAMMIDQQLVTLDVSIKDRMAIAKLLLAVVKPNLVYDPVLTQQARLSAERNVPDVWINRGDVILRRGQLVTPATLSQMKDLKMLKNEPDYGMEAGYLLFVLLLVIAIGIFIQMRRGRIAKDNLHLLLYALLLTVLVVLIRVSKTAVNAGFAPSLVDAVPFAMGSMMISLFFGTSLALLSSLLVALLAASAYGFAFAPFFVALMGSLGATMATSRVQNRGVFMRAGFLTAGINFAAIGIMHLLIPNSTSLRGVSYDLLYGITGGLLSGIFSIGLMPYLETIFRVTTHIGLLELANPNHPLLRRLLLEAPGTYHHSLIVGNLAESAAEAIGADALICRVGAYFHDVGKMRRPAFFIENQIGGDNPHDKVAASLSYLIVTSHVSDGLAMLSEYKLPEPITAICAQHHGTTVLWYFYNKAVEEDKHAQPDIDQFRYPGPKPQSREAAIVMICDAVEAAVRSMQKPTPPRIEAMIRKIIKDRLQDGQLDQCDITLRDLDKMTGAFMRTLQGVYHERIEYPDPEKLLAQKNR, from the coding sequence ATGAAGCGTACTGCGCGCAGAAAGAACCGCCTGTTCCACTTTCTCACGTCGCTTCCTTTTCACAAAAGTCGAAGAATGCGGGCTGCGATCTACGGAGGACTTGTCGTCGTCGTCTATGCTTTGCTGATTGGCACAGTTTTGCCACAGCACTATTCCTTCACTGTGGGACAAGTCAGCCAGACGACCATTGTCGCCCCAACCGATGCCGTGGATACGTACGCCACGCAGCAGGCCCGGATTGCCGCGGCGCAACAGGTATCTCCCCGCTATGATGTCAACCCGGCGATTGAGCAAAGTGCTGTGTCGATTCTTGAGCGCCTCTTTGTGGCCACTCAGACGGTGCTCACGGATAAATCGCTCACACCTGCGCAACGTCTCTCGACGCTCAAGGCGAGTGCTCCGCTAGGTGTCAATGTGAGTGTGCTCACGACGCTCCTTCAGGCAACTCCGCTTGAATTCAACGAGTTGTCGGGGGATTCGATTCGCATCGTGCAGACACTGTTGGGAGGGCCTTTTTCGACGTCGGATATGAAAAACGCAGCGATGATGATTGATCAACAGCTCGTCACGCTCGACGTCAGCATCAAAGACCGCATGGCAATTGCAAAACTCTTGCTCGCAGTCGTCAAACCAAACCTCGTATACGATCCGGTGCTCACACAGCAGGCGCGCCTGAGTGCGGAGCGCAATGTACCTGATGTCTGGATCAATCGCGGGGATGTCATTTTACGCCGCGGGCAACTCGTGACGCCAGCCACGCTCAGCCAAATGAAGGATCTGAAGATGCTCAAGAACGAACCCGATTATGGGATGGAGGCAGGGTATCTGCTGTTTGTCCTGCTCCTTGTCATCGCGATTGGGATTTTTATCCAGATGCGGCGCGGGCGAATCGCAAAGGATAATCTGCATCTTCTATTGTACGCACTTTTGCTCACTGTTTTGGTCGTGCTCATCCGGGTGAGCAAAACAGCGGTTAATGCAGGATTTGCCCCATCGCTTGTCGATGCCGTGCCGTTTGCCATGGGGAGCATGATGATCAGCCTGTTTTTTGGAACGTCACTCGCGCTCTTGTCATCACTGCTTGTCGCACTGCTTGCAGCATCAGCGTATGGGTTTGCGTTTGCGCCGTTTTTTGTCGCTCTGATGGGTTCGCTCGGGGCAACCATGGCCACGTCGCGCGTTCAGAATCGCGGTGTTTTCATGCGTGCCGGTTTTTTGACGGCGGGGATCAATTTTGCCGCAATCGGCATCATGCATCTGCTCATTCCAAATTCCACATCACTGCGTGGCGTATCGTATGATCTGCTCTATGGCATCACGGGCGGACTCCTCTCGGGAATTTTCAGCATTGGGCTCATGCCGTATCTCGAAACGATTTTTCGCGTCACGACGCACATCGGCCTGCTTGAACTCGCCAATCCCAATCACCCACTCTTGCGCCGCCTGCTGCTTGAGGCTCCGGGGACGTATCACCACAGTTTGATTGTCGGCAATCTGGCCGAATCAGCCGCCGAGGCGATTGGAGCCGACGCGCTCATCTGTCGTGTTGGAGCGTATTTTCACGATGTGGGCAAAATGAGGAGACCCGCATTTTTTATTGAGAACCAAATCGGCGGGGATAATCCACACGACAAAGTCGCGGCGAGTCTCTCCTATTTGATCGTGACATCCCATGTATCTGATGGACTTGCTATGTTGAGTGAGTATAAGCTGCCAGAACCGATTACTGCGATTTGTGCGCAGCATCACGGAACGACGGTCTTGTGGTACTTTTATAACAAAGCGGTAGAAGAGGATAAGCACGCGCAACCGGACATTGATCAGTTTCGCTATCCCGGTCCAAAACCGCAGTCGCGTGAAGCGGCGATTGTCATGATCTGCGATGCCGTAGAGGCGGCCGTGCGTTCGATGCAAAAACCGACGCCGCCGCGCATCGAGGCGATGATCAGAAAGATTATCAAAGACCGTCTGCAAGACGGACAACTGGACCAGTGCGACATCACTCTTCGCGATCTTGACAAGATGACGGGTGCATTCATGCGCACACTTCAAGGAGTCTATCACGAGCGAATTGAGTACCCCGATCCAGAAAAACTGCTGGCACAAAAGAATCGATAG
- a CDS encoding sporulation protein YqfD: MTAKLSDALRGYVIVLVLDDAQSVVLADAVRAGAAVWDVRQDPLGYRMSIGLGSVRTVLAIARKNRIRLRFFRKVGIPFLAWRAMRRKMFVGGAIFFCLCVVHALKLCLARGD; the protein is encoded by the coding sequence ATGACAGCAAAACTCTCAGATGCACTGCGAGGTTATGTAATCGTACTCGTGCTGGATGACGCACAAAGTGTCGTTCTCGCTGATGCGGTTCGCGCAGGCGCGGCGGTTTGGGATGTTCGACAGGATCCACTTGGCTATCGCATGTCCATCGGGCTTGGCAGCGTGAGGACGGTCCTTGCGATTGCACGAAAAAATCGCATACGACTGCGCTTTTTTCGCAAAGTGGGCATACCGTTTCTCGCTTGGCGGGCAATGCGGCGCAAGATGTTTGTGGGTGGCGCCATTTTTTTTTGTCTTTGCGTTGTACATGCTCTCAAGCTTTGTCTGGCACGTGGAGATTGA
- the rpsU gene encoding 30S ribosomal protein S21, whose protein sequence is MSEIKIRKNESLESALKRFKRATAKDGILAEVRKRKQYDKPSVARKKKEIEARKKKKY, encoded by the coding sequence ATGTCCGAGATTAAAATTCGGAAGAACGAGTCTTTGGAGAGTGCTTTGAAGCGATTTAAGCGCGCAACAGCCAAAGACGGGATCCTCGCTGAAGTCAGAAAACGCAAGCAGTATGACAAGCCGAGTGTGGCCCGCAAGAAAAAAGAGATTGAGGCTCGTAAGAAGAAAAAATACTGA
- a CDS encoding cytidine deaminase, with translation MKNEHPMGRDELFNHAMAARERAYVPYSGFRVGAAIRLKNGQVITGCNVENASYGLTNCAERTAIFSMIAQGFRDVQEIAVVAEGEHPVTPCGACRQVLAEFCPAATRVTLYNTAGQSLVMSVSDLLPFAFSKEALQSE, from the coding sequence ATGAAAAATGAGCATCCTATGGGTAGAGATGAATTATTCAATCACGCGATGGCAGCGCGCGAACGCGCGTACGTTCCATATTCCGGATTTCGCGTCGGTGCTGCCATCCGTTTGAAAAACGGGCAGGTGATCACTGGATGCAATGTTGAGAACGCTTCGTATGGACTTACCAACTGCGCTGAGCGCACAGCGATTTTTTCAATGATTGCGCAAGGATTTCGCGATGTACAGGAAATTGCCGTTGTCGCGGAAGGGGAACACCCGGTTACACCGTGCGGCGCGTGTCGGCAAGTGCTGGCCGAATTTTGTCCTGCGGCAACCCGCGTCACGCTCTACAACACAGCGGGTCAGTCGCTTGTCATGAGCGTTTCTGATCTCTTGCCATTTGCTTTTTCGAAGGAGGCGTTACAAAGTGAGTAA